CTCGGGTAGCGCGGGTCTTGAAAGGAGATGAAATTAGGGCTGGGAACGAAGGCGGGGGCGTCTTTCAGGGCCGCCGCCAAAGCGCGACTCGCCTCTTCCGGGAGAAAGGACGACCCGCCCCGGAGCAGTTCCGGGCCCTCTCTTTGAAAGCGCTCCCAATCGCGGAAGCGTTCCGCAAGGCGCCAAGCCGTCTTTCGGCCCAAGCCGTCGACACGCGAGAGAAACTCCACAAGTGTATTGTAGGTAAGAGATTCCGGCCTCATGAGAGGCGGTTAACTGCAAGGCGAATACCAGCCCGAGGCGACGGTCAATGCGAAGCGGGATGAACGGCCGCCTCGCCGCCACGCGAGACGTCCGAACCGGACGAGGAGGAGCCGGAGGGGGCCGCGGGTTTGCCGTCGACCCTTTCTTTCAGCTCTTTTCCCACCTTGAAGAAGGGAAGTTTTTTGGGCTGGACCTGGATGGACTCGCCGGTGCGGGGGTTCCGACCGGTGTAGGAGCCGTAATCGCGGTTGACGAAGCTGCCAAAGCCGCGAATTTCAATACGATCTCCCTTGACGAGGGCCTCGGTCATCGAATCGAAGACGAGATTGACGACTTCTTCCGCTCGCTTTTTCGGGATATTGCCTTTTTCCGAAATGATTTCGATCAACTCGGATTTATTCATCGCTTATCCCCCCTTTACGGAAAAATTCTCCAGATCCCTTAACCCCCTAAAATTACTTTAAAAATACCAGCGGAGCGCCGAGGCGGTCAACCCTTAACTTTGGCGAGGAAATTTGCCGAATTCCGAGGGCCCGTCCCATGAAGTAACCACTTGGTTATTTTGCACAGGATTCAGCGCAAAGCCTCTCGGACGGCGGATCTGCGGGTGGATCTCGGAATGGGGAAAAATCCGGCTCGCGGCGAGGCCGCGGTCGGCAGCAAAACGAAGTCGGAGCTATTTTTTTTCTGCTTCCGCGAAAAAAGAAAAGATTTTCCGATCGACAGCCCCCGGCTCCTTCGTTAAATCCCCTCTTCCACCCGCCCCCGTAGCTCAGTGGATAGAGCAGCGGTTTCCTAAACCGTTGGTCGCATGTTCGATTCATGCCGGGGGCGCCACTTTCAAAGCCTTCGTGCCTCAAAATCGACCGCATTCCGGACGCCGG
The nucleotide sequence above comes from Deltaproteobacteria bacterium PRO3. Encoded proteins:
- a CDS encoding integration host factor subunit beta codes for the protein MNKSELIEIISEKGNIPKKRAEEVVNLVFDSMTEALVKGDRIEIRGFGSFVNRDYGSYTGRNPRTGESIQVQPKKLPFFKVGKELKERVDGKPAAPSGSSSSGSDVSRGGEAAVHPASH